Below is a window of Candidatus Viadribacter manganicus DNA.
CTCGCGTAATGCGGCGTCGTCGGTCTCGCCAATCTGGATCGAATGATCCACCGCCTGCGCCATGCCCAGACCTAAGGGTCAGATAGCAAGTATGTTGACGCGAGCGCCGCTGAACGTTGCGGCCGGCTACTCCCCGATAACGAGGGCTACATAGGCAAGCGCGTCTGCGAGGTCAAATGTGCGAGGCGTTCGCAGTCTTAAGCGGCGAGCGCGCGCGGAGAATAATCGCGGCCTTCGGCGATTAGCCGCCATTGGTTCACATGGGGCGGCTCATCGTCGAGCCAGCGCGCCTTGCCACCCTCGATGATTAGGATCTCTTCCCATTTCGCACCCGTCGTTCCGTTGCCCGCGTGAGGTTCGACGAGCCACAAGCCGTCGAATGGCTTATGCCGGGAGGTGGGCGAGGTGTTCCAGAGCGGTGAGCGCGCAAGGTGCGCGCGCGCAGCGAACTCGTTGGCGTAAAACCAGCTGAGCGAGAGAGTGTCAAATCCCCTCGAGCGCCAGAGGAATGGCAAGCGCGGCAGGCGCATGGCGCGGTGTCCGAGCACCTCGCCCGGGTGCTTGCAATGCACCGGTTCGTAGCCGAGTTCGATAATGCGTTTTTCGACTTCGCTAGCGGCGGCATGGAACGTGGCGCCTTGGTTGACCATGGCGGGAACGCTTTGTCTGAACTCCGCTAGACTCTGCATCATGGCGCGATGTGCTTCGCTCTCGCCGAGGCAGAACGAAAACGAAGTATCGACGAGGTACTCGCCGAAGATCGGTGAGGCGTCGAAGATGACGGCCTCGTTTGCCATGACAGCGCGCTTCTTCGGAAAGAACTTGCCGACCGGCCAGGCGCCGGGAAGCGCGGTGCGTTCGCCGAACAGCACAACCGGGAGATGAAAGAAACTCTTTACGCCTTCATGACGGTAAGCTTGCACTAGCCGGTGCGCGACATCGCGTTCGAGCATTCCCGGCTCAAGGCTGCGGGCCTCTTCTTGCAGGATCGAAAATGAGAGATGTTGCAGCGTGCGGAAGCGATCAAGTTCGCCATCGCTGAAGCGACGCGTCTTGAACATCAGGTCGCGGCCTTTGGCCGAGCGGCTATCACGGCGAGGAGCGCGAGAAGGGCGGGCGCGGCTTGTGTGTAGAGAATGGTCATCTTCGCTGTGAGGCCGCCATAGGCGCCGGCGACGATGACGCAGAGCAGAAAGAACG
It encodes the following:
- a CDS encoding M24 family metallopeptidase; its protein translation is MFKTRRFSDGELDRFRTLQHLSFSILQEEARSLEPGMLERDVAHRLVQAYRHEGVKSFFHLPVVLFGERTALPGAWPVGKFFPKKRAVMANEAVIFDASPIFGEYLVDTSFSFCLGESEAHRAMMQSLAEFRQSVPAMVNQGATFHAAASEVEKRIIELGYEPVHCKHPGEVLGHRAMRLPRLPFLWRSRGFDTLSLSWFYANEFAARAHLARSPLWNTSPTSRHKPFDGLWLVEPHAGNGTTGAKWEEILIIEGGKARWLDDEPPHVNQWRLIAEGRDYSPRALAA